ACTCTCAGTTATTTTCACCGCAATAATCAGCCAGTTGTATTTTCCAAAAACAATGGTTTGGGAAGGTAGTGGTTTTCGCTTTGCAAGGCCGCTAAGAAATATAGTTGCCCTCTTTGGTGACAAAACAGTTAAGTTGCAGCTTGCAGGCGTAAAGGCGTCAAATACAACATTTGGCCTGCACACCAGTGGTACAAAAAGTATAGCCATAAAAAGCCCTGAAAAATATCTCTCTACCCTTAGAAATAATTGCATAATTGCATCAACAATAGAGCGTCGCACTGCTTTGGTAAAGGCGGTAAGTTCTGCTGCTAAAAGGTTAAAATGCATTGCTATCCCGGACGAAGATTTGTTTGACGAAGTTAATTTTCTTGTAGAGCACCCTGTGGCAGTAGTTGGCAATTTTGATGAAAAATATTTAAGTATCCCAAAAGAAGTGTTAATAAACTGTATGCGTAAAAAGCAAAAGTTTTTTGCTTTGGAAAATGAACAAGGGGAACTAACAAACAACTTTATTGGAATAAGAAATGGAATATCAGAGTATCAAGATGTGGTGCGCGATGGCTATGAAAGAGTTCTTAAAGCGCGCCTTGCCGACGCGGAATTCTTTTTTAATAAAGATACGGCAACCCCATTATTTAATAAAGTTGAAAAATTAAACGGTGTGGTATTTCAAAAAGAACTTGGCACCGTATATGAAAAAATGCAGAGGGTTATAAAAATC
The genomic region above belongs to Endomicrobiales bacterium and contains:
- the glyS gene encoding glycine--tRNA ligase subunit beta codes for the protein MFKPALLEIGFEEIPAAYIQPAMAQAKTLCEKLLAENALNAQEIEIFATARRITLLISGLAEKSAERTEEFVGPSLKAGIDANGGFTGAAKGFASKHGIKPEALLKVQTEKGEYLAVKKVIPGEKTQNLLSVIFTAIISQLYFPKTMVWEGSGFRFARPLRNIVALFGDKTVKLQLAGVKASNTTFGLHTSGTKSIAIKSPEKYLSTLRNNCIIASTIERRTALVKAVSSAAKRLKCIAIPDEDLFDEVNFLVEHPVAVVGNFDEKYLSIPKEVLINCMRKKQKFFALENEQGELTNNFIGIRNGISEYQDVVRDGYERVLKARLADAEFFFNKDTATPLFNKVEKLNGVVFQKELGTVYEKMQRVIKI